A genomic region of Roseateles amylovorans contains the following coding sequences:
- a CDS encoding hemolysin family protein, translating into MSSSLFLVFLLIAASAFFSMAELSLAASRRLKLRQMAEEGDPRAAQVLKVQEQPGYYFTVVQIGVNTLAILAGVVGEGALTPHFEALLRPFIDIDTAQRLAFALSFGSVTILFVVLADLLPKRLSMNEPERVAMALIVPMLWLTVLLRPLAWSLNHVANLLLRLLGRPMSPDNSITHDDILALAEAGHQAGVVAEAEQQAIENIFELDTRTVESSMTSRERIVYFSLDDDEALVRTRIADSPHSTYLVCDRDIDQVVGYVDATDLFQRVLLGEVISLRDEPALVKKVLIVPDRLTLSEVLKQFRQAHEDFAVIVNEYSLVVGVITLNDVMSTVMGSLVQTDEQEQQIIRRDDGSFLADGITPIPDVQRALALDEFPHSGQYDTLAGFLMVMLRRIPKRTDVAEWGGWRFEVVDVDSHRVDQVMITRVASPE; encoded by the coding sequence TTGAGTTCCAGCCTGTTCCTGGTCTTTCTGCTGATTGCCGCCAGCGCGTTCTTCTCGATGGCGGAGTTGTCTTTGGCCGCCTCACGACGGCTCAAGCTGCGACAGATGGCCGAGGAGGGCGACCCGCGGGCCGCTCAGGTGCTGAAGGTCCAGGAGCAACCCGGCTACTACTTCACCGTTGTGCAGATCGGGGTGAACACCTTGGCCATCCTGGCTGGCGTGGTGGGCGAAGGCGCCTTGACGCCGCATTTCGAAGCCCTGCTGCGGCCCTTCATCGACATCGATACCGCCCAGCGACTGGCGTTCGCGCTGTCCTTCGGATCGGTCACCATCCTGTTCGTGGTGCTGGCGGACCTGCTGCCCAAGCGGCTGTCGATGAACGAGCCGGAACGCGTCGCGATGGCCCTGATCGTGCCGATGCTGTGGCTCACGGTCTTGCTGCGTCCGCTGGCCTGGTCGCTCAACCATGTGGCCAACCTGCTGTTGCGGCTGCTGGGTCGGCCGATGTCGCCTGACAACAGCATCACCCATGATGACATCCTGGCGCTGGCGGAAGCCGGGCATCAGGCGGGTGTGGTGGCCGAGGCCGAGCAGCAGGCCATCGAGAACATCTTCGAGCTGGACACCCGAACCGTCGAGTCCTCGATGACATCGCGCGAGCGGATCGTCTACTTCTCGCTGGACGACGACGAAGCCCTGGTGCGCACCCGGATCGCCGATTCGCCGCATTCGACCTACCTGGTCTGCGATCGCGACATCGACCAGGTGGTGGGTTATGTGGATGCCACCGACCTGTTCCAGCGGGTGCTGCTGGGCGAGGTGATCAGCCTGCGGGACGAGCCGGCGCTGGTCAAGAAGGTGCTGATCGTGCCGGATCGGCTGACGCTGTCAGAGGTGCTGAAGCAGTTCCGGCAGGCGCATGAGGACTTCGCGGTCATCGTCAACGAATACAGCCTGGTCGTGGGCGTGATCACCCTCAATGATGTGATGAGCACGGTGATGGGCAGCCTGGTCCAGACCGATGAGCAGGAGCAGCAGATCATCCGACGCGATGACGGCAGCTTCCTGGCCGACGGCATCACCCCGATCCCCGATGTGCAGCGCGCGCTGGCGCTGGACGAATTTCCCCATTCCGGTCAGTACGACACGCTGGCGGGGTTCCTCATGGTCATGCTGCGGCGCATCCCGAAACGCACCGATGTCGCGGAATGGGGCGGCTGGCGCTTCGAGGTGGTCGACGTCGACAGTCATCGGGTCGACCAGGTGATGATCACTCGAGT
- a CDS encoding ATP-binding protein, translating to MRSLDWTRTAVGPPDGWPQSLKTIVRMMLDSRYAMWMAWSSELTFFCNDAYLPTLGLKRDWALGARSDQVWAEVWDAAGSRIQQVLTHGVATWDEGLQLFLERSGFPEETYHTFSYSPVHDDEMRIAGMLCVVTEVTDRVIGERRLRVLRDLALGTAGADQRDACARRACEVLADFPLDLPFTALYLTDPGGTSARRAGCAVHAAQTQLPLYLSLTDPPSGWPLQALCDSQTPQDLPSLSALSLRIPAGNWPEAVERAVLLPLKAPGHELTGFLVAGLSTRRPEDEAYHAFLNLVAGQISASLADAQAHEAERQRAEALAELDRAKTAFFSNVSHEFRTPLTLMLGPLEEIVTTAELSSPVRDQLALVMRNAGRLQRLVNSLLDFSRIEAGRAQARYQPTDLAAVTRDLASTFRSAMARADLRYEVDCAPLDRPAYVDREMWEKIVLNLLSNAFKFTLAGQVTLRLRQQPDGNTAVLEVADTGVGIPADELPRVFERFHRVAGTEGRTHEGSGIGLALVQELVRLHGGQIEVSSVRGEGTRFMVTLPLGPGHLPPAHVQAATAPTADTTGARAFVDEALRWLPESAYTGSAPSQTTHPALPGLAAGANRVDGERPATLRPHVDTGRLAAADRRFAPTYGARILLADDNADMRSYLRDLLSPYYAIDSVGDGLQALEAARRQLPDLILTDVMMPRLDGLALLAAIRADEHLRSVPVVLLSARAGEEARIEGLDAGADDYLIKPFSARELLARLGALLELRRMRRTAEAADRVRIAQFETLLNEAPMGVYLVEPSGDRLRVREANPTARQAFGSPAVQIGDDFGTLNERLWGPVVGGVILDRFRHTLATGEPYVMSEFVADRSDLGQAEAYEWQINRIPLPEGKPGVVCYFREISPHILARRQLEAADRQKDQFLAMLAHELRNPIAPIRSAGDVLSRLGLEDGRARRMVEIVRRQADNLTRLVDDLLDVSRITQGRVALQLAPVPLAEVLAQAVETVEPLMRERGHLFSVTTSGPLQVRGDLARLVQCVANVLTNAAKYTDPKGHIHLSMHAESAHAVVAVRDDGIGIPAPLQATMFDLFVQGDRTLDRSQGGLGIGLSLVKRLIEMHGGTVTAHSEGPGAGARFELRLPLLKETAPAPTPKVADETVPPQRILVVDDNADAAAALAMTLTMAGHDVAQVNSAHDALRRLSTFRPEVAVLDIGLPGMSGYELAQRIRAHPSMQAIRLIALTGYGQPEDRERAAQAGFDAHLVKPADPQALMRALRAETN from the coding sequence ATGCGCAGTCTGGATTGGACACGCACTGCCGTGGGCCCGCCGGACGGTTGGCCGCAGTCGCTGAAGACGATCGTGCGGATGATGCTGGACTCGCGCTATGCGATGTGGATGGCCTGGTCGTCGGAGCTGACCTTCTTCTGCAACGACGCCTATCTGCCGACCCTGGGCCTGAAGCGCGACTGGGCGCTGGGGGCACGCTCCGACCAGGTCTGGGCCGAGGTGTGGGACGCGGCCGGCAGTCGGATCCAGCAGGTGCTCACCCACGGCGTGGCCACCTGGGATGAAGGCCTGCAGCTGTTTCTGGAGCGCAGCGGTTTCCCGGAGGAGACCTACCACACCTTCTCCTACAGCCCGGTGCATGACGATGAGATGCGGATCGCCGGCATGCTGTGCGTCGTCACCGAGGTCACCGACCGGGTGATCGGCGAGCGCCGCCTTCGGGTGCTGCGCGACCTGGCACTCGGCACGGCCGGCGCCGATCAGCGCGACGCCTGCGCCCGCCGGGCCTGCGAGGTGCTGGCGGACTTCCCGTTGGACCTGCCGTTTACTGCCCTCTACCTCACCGATCCGGGCGGCACGTCCGCGCGTCGGGCAGGATGCGCCGTCCATGCGGCACAAACGCAGTTGCCGCTGTACCTCTCCCTCACCGATCCACCCAGCGGCTGGCCGCTGCAGGCGCTCTGCGACAGCCAGACGCCGCAGGACCTGCCCTCGCTGTCCGCGCTGTCGCTGCGGATCCCGGCGGGCAACTGGCCGGAGGCGGTCGAGCGGGCGGTGCTGTTGCCGCTCAAGGCGCCTGGCCACGAGCTCACCGGCTTCCTGGTCGCCGGACTCAGCACGCGCCGGCCGGAGGACGAGGCCTATCACGCGTTCCTGAACCTGGTGGCGGGGCAGATTTCCGCGTCGCTGGCCGATGCCCAGGCCCATGAGGCCGAGCGGCAGCGGGCCGAGGCCTTGGCCGAGCTGGACCGCGCCAAGACGGCGTTCTTTTCCAATGTCAGCCACGAGTTCCGCACCCCGCTGACCCTGATGCTGGGACCGTTGGAAGAGATCGTCACCACGGCCGAGCTGTCCTCACCGGTGCGCGACCAACTGGCGCTGGTGATGCGCAATGCGGGACGGCTCCAGCGGCTGGTCAACTCGTTGCTGGATTTCTCCCGCATCGAGGCCGGCCGCGCCCAGGCCCGCTACCAGCCGACGGATCTGGCCGCCGTCACCCGCGACCTGGCCAGCACCTTCCGTTCCGCCATGGCACGCGCGGACCTGCGCTATGAGGTCGACTGCGCGCCCCTGGACCGTCCCGCCTATGTCGATCGCGAGATGTGGGAGAAGATCGTCCTGAACCTGCTCTCGAATGCGTTCAAGTTCACCCTGGCGGGACAGGTCACCTTGAGGCTTCGGCAGCAGCCCGACGGCAACACCGCGGTGCTGGAGGTCGCGGACACCGGCGTCGGCATTCCGGCGGACGAGTTGCCGAGGGTGTTCGAACGCTTCCATCGCGTGGCCGGCACCGAAGGCCGAACCCACGAAGGGTCCGGCATCGGCCTGGCCCTGGTGCAGGAGCTGGTGCGCCTGCACGGCGGGCAGATCGAGGTGTCCAGCGTGCGGGGCGAAGGCACACGCTTCATGGTGACGCTGCCGCTGGGCCCGGGGCATCTGCCACCGGCGCATGTCCAAGCGGCCACCGCGCCGACCGCCGACACCACCGGCGCCCGCGCGTTTGTCGACGAGGCACTGCGCTGGTTGCCGGAATCGGCGTACACAGGCAGCGCCCCATCGCAGACCACCCACCCGGCGTTGCCAGGTCTCGCTGCCGGCGCCAACCGCGTCGACGGCGAGCGCCCCGCCACTTTGCGCCCGCACGTCGACACCGGTCGGCTTGCCGCCGCTGATCGTCGATTCGCGCCCACCTACGGCGCCCGGATTCTGCTGGCCGATGACAACGCCGACATGCGCAGCTACCTGCGCGATCTGCTGTCGCCCTACTACGCCATCGACAGCGTCGGCGACGGCCTGCAGGCGCTCGAGGCGGCACGGCGGCAATTGCCCGACCTGATCCTGACCGACGTGATGATGCCGCGCCTGGACGGCCTGGCCCTGCTGGCCGCCATTCGCGCGGACGAACACCTGCGCAGCGTGCCGGTGGTGCTGCTGTCGGCGCGCGCCGGCGAGGAGGCTCGCATCGAAGGCCTGGACGCCGGCGCGGACGATTACCTGATCAAGCCCTTCTCCGCTCGCGAGCTGTTGGCCCGACTGGGCGCGCTGCTGGAGCTGCGCCGGATGCGACGCACCGCCGAAGCCGCCGATCGCGTGCGCATCGCGCAGTTCGAGACCTTGCTCAACGAGGCGCCGATGGGGGTCTATCTGGTCGAACCGAGTGGCGACCGGCTGCGGGTCCGGGAGGCCAATCCCACCGCCCGCCAAGCCTTCGGATCGCCGGCGGTGCAGATCGGAGATGACTTCGGCACCTTGAACGAGCGTCTGTGGGGACCGGTCGTGGGCGGCGTCATCCTGGATCGCTTCCGTCACACCCTGGCCACCGGCGAGCCCTACGTCATGTCGGAGTTTGTCGCGGACCGCAGCGATCTCGGCCAGGCCGAAGCCTACGAGTGGCAGATCAACCGCATCCCGCTGCCCGAAGGGAAACCGGGCGTGGTCTGCTACTTCCGCGAGATCTCCCCGCACATCCTGGCACGCCGACAACTCGAAGCCGCCGACCGGCAGAAGGATCAATTCCTCGCCATGCTCGCGCATGAGCTGCGCAATCCGATTGCACCGATCCGCAGCGCGGGCGATGTGCTGTCGCGGCTCGGTCTGGAAGACGGGCGCGCACGCCGCATGGTGGAGATCGTCCGCCGGCAGGCCGACAACCTGACCCGCCTGGTGGATGACCTGCTGGATGTCTCCCGCATCACGCAAGGCCGGGTGGCACTGCAGCTCGCTCCGGTCCCGCTGGCCGAAGTGCTGGCGCAGGCGGTGGAGACGGTGGAGCCGCTGATGCGCGAGCGCGGCCATCTGTTCTCCGTCACCACCAGCGGACCGCTGCAGGTGCGTGGCGATCTGGCGCGGCTGGTGCAGTGCGTGGCGAATGTGCTGACCAATGCGGCCAAGTACACCGATCCGAAGGGTCATATCCATCTGTCGATGCATGCCGAGTCGGCGCACGCGGTGGTGGCGGTGCGGGACGATGGCATCGGCATCCCGGCGCCGTTGCAGGCGACGATGTTCGATCTCTTCGTCCAGGGCGACCGCACGCTGGATCGCTCCCAGGGCGGGCTCGGTATCGGTCTGTCCCTGGTGAAGCGGCTGATCGAGATGCATGGCGGCACGGTGACCGCCCACAGCGAGGGCCCCGGCGCCGGCGCCCGCTTCGAGCTGCGCCTGCCGTTGCTCAAGGAGACGGCACCCGCGCCCACGCCCAAGGTCGCCGACGAAACGGTCCCGCCGCAGCGCATCCTGGTGGTGGATGACAACGCCGACGCCGCCGCAGCGCTGGCGATGACGCTGACGATGGCGGGCCATGACGTGGCACAGGTCAACAGTGCCCATGACGCGCTTCGGCGCCTGTCGACCTTCCGGCCGGAGGTGGCGGTCCTGGACATCGGTCTGCCGGGCATGTCGGGTTATGAGCTGGCCCAACGCATTCGGGCCCATCCGTCGATGCAGGCGATCCGCCTGATTGCGCTGACCGGCTACGGCCAGCCGGAAGACCGGGAACGTGCCGCACAGGCGGGATTTGATGCCCATCTGGTCAAGCCGGCCGACCCGCAGGCGCTGATGCGCGCGCTGCGCGCCGAGACAAACTGA
- a CDS encoding SixA phosphatase family protein, translated as MDLILWRHAEAVDAAPGMDDMSRVLTTQGERHAERVAQWLNERLPSEVKVLVSPAVRTRQTVQALRRRVELCDALAPRQGVQAMLQATGWPDAPQPVLVVGHQPSLGMALAHLVGGQPLAQAMPWRVRKAGLWWLRCERRPHERVGVVVLAVRTPELQ; from the coding sequence ATGGACTTGATCTTGTGGCGCCATGCCGAGGCCGTCGACGCGGCGCCCGGCATGGATGACATGTCGCGCGTGCTGACCACCCAGGGGGAGCGTCATGCCGAGCGGGTGGCGCAGTGGCTGAACGAACGTCTGCCCTCGGAGGTGAAGGTGCTGGTCAGTCCCGCGGTGCGGACCCGGCAGACGGTCCAGGCGCTGCGGCGGCGCGTCGAGCTCTGCGATGCGTTGGCGCCGCGCCAGGGTGTGCAGGCGATGCTGCAGGCCACCGGCTGGCCCGACGCGCCCCAGCCGGTGCTGGTGGTCGGCCATCAGCCCAGCCTCGGCATGGCGCTGGCGCATTTGGTGGGCGGACAGCCGCTGGCGCAGGCGATGCCGTGGCGCGTCCGGAAGGCCGGCTTGTGGTGGCTGCGTTGTGAGCGCCGTCCACATGAGCGCGTCGGCGTGGTCGTGCTGGCCGTGCGAACGCCGGAACTGCAGTGA
- a CDS encoding DUF4019 domain-containing protein gives MTPHVFATWRMGLALLLIAASAVHAQSQAPASALGQGEHQVATTDAKSAPSPAVTNATDAGTTEATRWLRLIDGGKYAEGWTQAATAFRAAIGQPDWDKTLVQVRTPLGAATTRTLKSAALTHQLPNVPPGDYVVIQFDTAFEQRPAAVETVVVQRDTDQVWRVSGYFIK, from the coding sequence ATGACACCGCACGTATTTGCCACTTGGCGCATGGGCTTGGCCTTGTTGTTGATCGCCGCGTCGGCCGTTCACGCGCAGTCTCAGGCACCTGCATCGGCCCTGGGCCAGGGTGAGCATCAAGTGGCGACCACGGACGCCAAGTCCGCGCCCAGCCCGGCCGTCACCAACGCGACCGACGCCGGCACCACCGAAGCCACCCGTTGGTTGCGCCTGATCGACGGCGGCAAGTACGCGGAGGGATGGACCCAGGCCGCGACCGCATTCCGCGCGGCCATTGGCCAGCCCGATTGGGACAAGACGCTGGTACAGGTCCGCACGCCCCTGGGTGCGGCGACCACGCGGACCCTCAAGTCCGCCGCATTGACTCACCAGTTGCCCAACGTGCCGCCGGGTGACTATGTGGTGATCCAGTTCGACACCGCTTTCGAACAGCGACCCGCCGCAGTGGAGACGGTGGTGGTGCAGCGCGACACCGATCAAGTCTGGCGGGTGTCGGGCTACTTCATCAAATAG